One Pleurocapsa sp. PCC 7327 DNA segment encodes these proteins:
- a CDS encoding MFS transporter, which translates to MVLTYGIIAGIGVGMAYGVPLAISAKWFPDKKGLAVGLTVIGFGLFPLVTAPIAKQLINAYGVQPTFIILGIAFTAIILVISTTLKAPPTGWKPAGWNPLESVTANGLVQRKPMLQTQTFYGLWLYYTIGSFVGLSAIGITSSAAQEIIGLDANTAANTLSLFAIFNGAGRPFFGWLTDRTSSKIATIVSFVPIVIGSIMMLNARQGEVPTYLVAFSIFFFCLGGWLAIAPNSTLSLFRAEDYAKNYGIVFTAYGAGALAGTLIAGRIRDFFGSYTAFFYPTAGLAMVGIVLAVFMLKRTLKAASVPETPAELTHRN; encoded by the coding sequence TTGGTACTCACCTATGGCATAATTGCAGGCATAGGAGTGGGAATGGCTTACGGCGTACCGCTTGCCATTTCAGCTAAGTGGTTTCCAGACAAGAAAGGACTAGCTGTTGGTTTGACAGTAATTGGTTTTGGTTTGTTTCCCCTAGTCACCGCTCCCATCGCCAAACAGCTCATTAATGCTTATGGGGTGCAACCAACTTTCATTATTCTAGGGATCGCCTTTACAGCAATCATATTGGTAATCTCGACTACTTTGAAGGCTCCTCCAACAGGATGGAAACCTGCGGGTTGGAATCCTCTCGAATCTGTAACGGCAAATGGGCTAGTACAGCGTAAGCCTATGCTCCAAACTCAGACATTCTATGGTCTTTGGCTATACTACACTATCGGGTCTTTTGTAGGATTGTCGGCGATCGGAATTACCAGCTCGGCAGCGCAGGAAATTATCGGACTAGATGCAAATACGGCAGCGAACACACTATCTCTGTTTGCGATATTTAACGGAGCAGGTCGTCCCTTCTTTGGTTGGCTGACCGATCGCACTAGTTCCAAAATAGCGACAATTGTTTCCTTCGTACCGATCGTCATTGGCTCGATTATGATGCTAAATGCCAGACAAGGGGAAGTACCGACTTATTTGGTTGCATTCTCCATATTTTTCTTCTGTCTTGGAGGGTGGCTAGCGATCGCTCCTAATTCAACCTTGAGCTTGTTTAGAGCAGAAGACTATGCAAAAAACTACGGTATTGTCTTTACTGCCTATGGAGCAGGCGCATTAGCAGGTACGCTCATAGCTGGTCGGATCAGAGATTTCTTTGGCTCTTACACTGCTTTCTTCTATCCTACAGCAGGCTTGGCAATGGTAGGAATTGTCTTAGCCGTCTTCATGCTCAAACGCACCCTTAAGGCAGCTTCTGTTCCTGAAACTCCAGCAGAACTGACGCACAGAAATTAG
- a CDS encoding tetratricopeptide repeat protein, translating into MKAQFFSLSAIVLSIAVAELATFPAWGIPFEEIPVHRYVAHYDIDELEGVEKVIRANPNDANAYMHRGMIRSHSQEDFPGAIADFSRVIELDPNRAEAYNYRGTSYFWLKKFRQALEDYNQAIRLDPKLTIAYYNRGYVRIELGDKKGAIADFRQGAALSKQEGDMMSYEQALEIIQGLEQFQKPD; encoded by the coding sequence ATGAAAGCTCAATTTTTTTCTCTATCGGCAATTGTTCTATCGATCGCAGTTGCTGAGTTGGCAACCTTCCCAGCTTGGGGAATTCCTTTTGAGGAAATCCCCGTCCATCGATACGTCGCTCACTACGATATCGACGAACTAGAAGGCGTTGAAAAAGTGATTCGCGCCAATCCTAACGACGCGAATGCTTACATGCATCGCGGGATGATTCGCTCTCACAGCCAAGAAGACTTTCCAGGCGCGATCGCAGATTTTAGTCGGGTCATCGAACTCGATCCCAATCGCGCAGAGGCTTATAACTACAGAGGAACTTCCTATTTCTGGCTCAAAAAATTTCGACAAGCCCTAGAGGATTATAACCAAGCAATTCGTCTCGACCCCAAACTGACTATCGCCTACTACAATCGCGGCTATGTTCGCATAGAACTGGGCGACAAGAAAGGGGCGATTGCAGACTTTCGCCAAGGCGCCGCACTATCCAAACAAGAAGGCGATATGATGTCCTACGAGCAAGCCTTAGAAATTATTCAAGGCTTAGAACAATTCCAAAAACCCGATTAG
- a CDS encoding isoprenylcysteine carboxylmethyltransferase family protein, translating into MKIKHAINLHKAFTFLVILGLMVAYDNFTTGAWVYLALHGTYGIMWLFKDRIYPDKQWEQEISFGMGMTTFILLGLYWVAPFILISRGIEPAPPLIAAAVAINLFGVFLHYSSDAQKYYTLKYRPGLITEGFFARCRNTNYLGEAFIYLGFALLVQHWLPFVILGFFFSLVFVPNMLKKDKSLSRYREFEDYKANSGLFLPKLLGTKTQETKKGAIAS; encoded by the coding sequence ATGAAAATTAAACACGCAATCAATCTCCATAAAGCTTTTACCTTCCTAGTCATTCTCGGATTGATGGTAGCTTATGATAACTTTACTACTGGAGCTTGGGTTTACCTTGCCCTTCACGGAACCTATGGCATTATGTGGCTGTTCAAAGACCGCATCTATCCCGATAAACAGTGGGAGCAAGAAATTTCTTTTGGGATGGGTATGACGACTTTTATTCTCCTGGGATTATATTGGGTTGCGCCCTTTATTCTCATCAGTCGCGGGATCGAACCTGCACCTCCTCTCATTGCTGCTGCTGTTGCGATTAATCTATTCGGAGTCTTTCTGCACTATAGCAGCGACGCGCAAAAATACTATACTCTCAAATATCGACCCGGATTGATTACAGAAGGTTTCTTTGCTCGTTGCCGCAATACTAATTATCTCGGAGAAGCATTCATTTATCTCGGCTTTGCTCTACTGGTTCAACATTGGCTGCCCTTTGTCATTTTGGGATTCTTTTTCAGTCTCGTTTTCGTTCCCAATATGCTCAAAAAAGATAAGTCGCTTTCTCGCTATCGAGAATTTGAAGACTATAAAGCCAATTCGGGATTGTTCTTGCCAAAGTTATTAGGGACGAAAACGCAAGAAACAAAAAAGGGCGCGATCGCCTCATAG
- a CDS encoding CHAT domain-containing protein, whose product MLRKKTRQLLLFFIAICVIAISSFTSHSQAIPSKGRDRSIDRLTIDNRQKATNDGLQNWGRVITGVESQWEKQYEEYFEEDFISSKLTPEQIAKKLREISRETGKKPAVLWVMSQPKQLNLLLITPQGAPVSQEIRAADRETLSKVSQDFVEKLSNLSNGYLASARLLHRWLISPIEPYLEAEQIDTLIMCLGGGLRTLPFAALYDGERFLIEKYSLTRIPGFYLTPISHGNLSDAKVLAMGATEFEEQVSLPAVAVELSAITPDPWQGKTILNEGFTVENLEAQRDREPFQIIHLATHADFVPGKPRDSYIQFSDRKLTLDQLNELGWKEPPVELLVLSACQTAVGDRTAEMGFAGLALQSGVRSALASLWYVSDAGTLALMSEFYQQLKNIPLKAEALRQTQIAMLKGKVYLRERELVNSRGDISLPPALAESQETNLSHPFYWASFTLIGSPW is encoded by the coding sequence GTGTTGAGAAAAAAAACCAGACAACTTTTGTTATTTTTCATAGCAATTTGCGTCATTGCTATTAGTAGCTTCACCAGTCATTCACAAGCGATTCCTAGTAAAGGGCGCGATCGCAGTATAGATAGACTTACTATAGACAATCGCCAAAAAGCAACAAACGATGGCTTACAAAACTGGGGTAGGGTCATTACTGGGGTTGAAAGTCAATGGGAAAAACAATATGAAGAGTATTTTGAGGAAGATTTTATCAGCTCGAAGCTAACTCCCGAACAAATCGCCAAAAAACTGAGAGAAATAAGTAGAGAAACTGGGAAAAAACCCGCCGTCCTATGGGTAATGTCGCAGCCAAAACAGCTTAATTTGCTTTTGATTACGCCTCAAGGAGCGCCAGTTAGCCAAGAAATTAGGGCAGCGGATCGAGAAACGCTCTCAAAAGTCTCCCAGGATTTTGTCGAAAAACTTAGCAATCTTTCTAACGGTTATCTTGCCTCGGCACGGTTATTGCATCGGTGGCTGATTTCTCCGATCGAACCTTACTTAGAAGCCGAGCAAATAGATACTTTAATTATGTGTCTCGGAGGTGGATTGCGGACGCTTCCCTTCGCTGCCTTATACGATGGGGAGCGTTTTTTAATAGAAAAATACAGCCTCACCCGAATACCTGGCTTTTATCTAACGCCGATAAGTCACGGCAATTTGAGCGATGCAAAAGTTTTGGCAATGGGGGCTACCGAATTTGAAGAGCAAGTCTCTTTGCCTGCTGTAGCTGTAGAATTATCGGCTATTACTCCCGATCCTTGGCAAGGAAAGACAATTCTCAACGAAGGATTTACCGTCGAAAATTTAGAAGCTCAACGCGATCGCGAACCTTTTCAAATCATTCATTTAGCTACCCATGCCGACTTTGTTCCCGGGAAGCCTCGCGATTCATACATTCAATTTTCCGATCGCAAATTAACCCTAGACCAGCTCAACGAGCTAGGCTGGAAAGAGCCTCCCGTAGAGTTGTTAGTCCTGAGTGCCTGTCAGACGGCGGTAGGCGATCGCACTGCCGAGATGGGTTTTGCTGGTTTAGCCCTTCAATCGGGCGTGCGATCGGCATTGGCAAGCCTTTGGTACGTCAGCGATGCCGGAACTTTAGCCCTGATGAGCGAATTCTATCAACAGTTGAAAAATATACCCCTAAAAGCAGAGGCGCTCAGACAGACACAAATTGCCATGCTCAAAGGAAAAGTCTATTTGCGAGAAAGGGAACTCGTCAATTCTAGAGGAGATATTTCCCTGCCGCCAGCCTTAGCCGAAAGCCAAGAAACCAATCTCTCCCATCCCTTCTACTGGGCGAGTTTTACTTTAATCGGCAGTCCTTGGTAA
- the rnc gene encoding ribonuclease III, whose amino-acid sequence MVTPYLTSNMIPDPRRSKQLQTLVQKLGLPTTAPVNWSLLDLALTHPSISKERNYQQLEFVGDAVVRLAAAEVLLETYPDAAVGEFAAVRSIMVSDRTLAEFAESYGLERYLSISSSAAADKAGRVSRLADAFEAVLGALYLSTQTMALVRPWLDDLLKEKAAEIRQDPARQNYKDALQEWTQAQYKILPDYRVREIQQANGDRERFTAEVWLNDRKLGVGTGRSKKAAEQAAAKEAFLSVIRS is encoded by the coding sequence ATGGTTACACCCTATCTCACTTCCAATATGATTCCCGATCCTCGACGCAGCAAACAGTTACAAACATTAGTGCAAAAATTGGGATTGCCTACAACGGCTCCCGTTAATTGGTCGCTGCTAGACTTAGCCTTAACCCATCCGAGTATTTCTAAAGAAAGAAATTATCAGCAGCTAGAGTTTGTTGGCGATGCAGTGGTGCGACTGGCGGCGGCTGAAGTGCTGCTAGAAACTTATCCCGATGCTGCCGTCGGAGAATTTGCCGCCGTGCGATCGATTATGGTCAGCGATCGCACTCTTGCCGAGTTTGCCGAAAGTTACGGATTAGAGCGCTATTTATCGATCTCTAGCAGTGCTGCTGCTGACAAAGCGGGAAGGGTGTCGCGTTTGGCAGATGCCTTTGAAGCCGTATTGGGAGCGCTTTATCTCAGCACCCAGACAATGGCATTGGTGCGCCCGTGGCTAGACGATCTACTCAAGGAGAAAGCGGCTGAAATTCGTCAAGATCCCGCTCGCCAAAATTACAAAGATGCCCTGCAAGAATGGACGCAGGCGCAGTACAAAATTCTGCCAGACTATCGGGTACGAGAAATTCAACAGGCGAATGGCGATCGAGAACGCTTTACAGCAGAAGTCTGGCTCAACGATCGCAAATTAGGTGTGGGCACGGGCAGATCGAAAAAAGCTGCCGAGCAAGCAGCTGCCAAAGAAGCATTTTTATCAGTGATTCGCAGCTAA
- a CDS encoding fatty acyl-AMP ligase — translation MASPRTSYSSIVEILRERALFQPQQIGYTFLADGETESGHLTYETLDRQARAIAARLQALDATGSQALVVYPYHAGLEFIAAFFGCLYAGVVAVTDNPPRHSKALDKLQERVISSQATVGLTTKELLGNIKEKLAQNPDLAPKLAQIEWIATDEISAASASDWHEPKLTRDALAFLQYTSGSTGKPKGVMVTHGNLLHNSEIIYQSFEHRDDSQGVIWLPPSHDMGLIGGVVQPLYGGFPVVLMSPVALAQKPLYWLQAITRYKATTSGGPNFAYDLVTHLVTPAQKEHLDLSSWEVAFSGAEPVRAETLEQFATTFEPCGFRREAFYPCYGMAETTLFISGGKKKARPKIQYVDGNALEQHRVIPVEPSRENARAIVGCGRPWLGDKIIIVDPDALTQCRDRCVGEIWVSGAGVSKGYWNLPEETKRNFQAYLATGEGPFLRTGDLGYLDNDELFITGRIKDLMILWGRNRYPQPIEATAQKSHPSLRPNCGAAFSVELAGEERLIIAHEVERSHLRCLVVEEVVAAIRQAIAQEHSVDVYAIQLLKTGTLPKTTSGKIQRRTCRAKFLEGSLDVVGEWRNPHPEENRISYLG, via the coding sequence ATGGCAAGTCCAAGAACCAGCTATTCGAGTATTGTAGAAATCTTGCGCGAGCGCGCTCTTTTCCAACCCCAGCAAATTGGCTATACTTTCCTCGCCGATGGAGAAACCGAATCCGGTCATTTAACCTACGAAACCCTAGATCGACAAGCAAGAGCGATCGCAGCTCGCCTACAAGCGTTAGATGCAACGGGATCTCAAGCGCTAGTCGTCTATCCCTATCACGCTGGTTTAGAATTCATTGCCGCCTTCTTTGGCTGTCTCTATGCGGGAGTCGTCGCCGTTACCGACAATCCCCCACGCCACAGCAAAGCACTCGATAAACTGCAAGAACGGGTCATTTCCTCGCAAGCAACCGTCGGCTTGACGACGAAAGAACTTTTAGGGAACATTAAAGAAAAATTAGCCCAAAATCCCGACTTAGCCCCTAAATTAGCTCAAATCGAGTGGATAGCCACCGATGAGATTTCTGCCGCTAGCGCCTCGGACTGGCACGAACCCAAACTGACTAGAGATGCCCTTGCCTTCCTACAATACACCTCTGGTTCTACCGGAAAACCAAAAGGTGTCATGGTAACTCATGGCAATCTCCTGCACAACTCAGAAATTATCTATCAGTCTTTCGAGCATCGCGACGACAGCCAAGGAGTGATTTGGCTGCCGCCTTCCCACGATATGGGACTAATTGGCGGCGTAGTGCAGCCTCTTTATGGCGGATTTCCCGTTGTTTTGATGTCGCCCGTGGCATTAGCGCAAAAACCTTTGTATTGGTTGCAAGCCATTACTCGCTACAAAGCTACTACTAGCGGCGGACCCAATTTTGCCTACGATCTCGTAACCCACCTAGTTACTCCCGCACAAAAAGAGCATCTCGATCTCAGTTCTTGGGAAGTCGCCTTTTCTGGCGCCGAACCCGTCCGTGCAGAAACCTTGGAGCAATTTGCTACTACCTTCGAGCCTTGCGGCTTTCGTCGGGAAGCTTTCTATCCCTGTTACGGAATGGCTGAGACGACTTTGTTTATTTCTGGGGGAAAGAAAAAAGCCCGTCCAAAGATTCAGTATGTCGATGGAAACGCCTTGGAACAACATCGCGTCATTCCCGTCGAACCTTCCCGAGAAAACGCGAGAGCGATCGTCGGCTGTGGTCGTCCGTGGTTGGGCGATAAAATTATTATCGTCGATCCCGATGCTTTAACTCAATGTCGCGATCGCTGTGTGGGAGAAATTTGGGTATCGGGTGCAGGAGTCAGCAAGGGCTATTGGAATCTACCCGAAGAAACCAAACGCAATTTTCAAGCCTATCTTGCCACGGGAGAAGGACCTTTTCTGCGCACTGGCGACTTAGGCTATCTCGACAATGACGAACTGTTTATTACAGGTCGCATCAAAGATTTAATGATCCTATGGGGACGCAATCGCTATCCCCAGCCAATCGAAGCGACGGCGCAAAAAAGCCATCCTTCCTTGCGACCCAATTGCGGGGCTGCTTTTTCAGTAGAATTAGCAGGAGAAGAACGATTGATTATCGCTCACGAGGTAGAGCGAAGCCATCTACGATGCTTAGTCGTCGAGGAAGTCGTGGCGGCGATTCGTCAGGCAATCGCTCAAGAACACTCGGTTGATGTCTATGCGATTCAACTGTTGAAAACGGGCACCCTTCCCAAAACTACCAGCGGCAAGATTCAACGCCGCACCTGTCGGGCTA